In a single window of the Agromyces sp. H17E-10 genome:
- a CDS encoding cytochrome P450 — MSVIHDRSDVARVLDDPAWQVPEAAPGDTPFARLRGAASRFVNDRVHDARRREIDARLAAIDAVQLGRDAGAWAQDALARGREPAEIARRAPVVVLAAALGLADPESLAEAAATVAVPYATGSVVDEPAVDAAAEQLLGAAAAGRHAALDAQLLVQAHTATGALIATTLRRAAASPAMPTPRLVDLVLRDEPPVASTRRIAPARTGETDDRDRVDGGPLGGRRLDELQFADRGLVELRLDGPDREAREGAPPRNLAFGSGARRCPASVHAVAIATAVVDVLREPSC; from the coding sequence ATGTCCGTCATCCACGACCGCTCCGACGTCGCCCGCGTGCTCGACGACCCGGCGTGGCAGGTACCCGAAGCCGCCCCGGGCGACACCCCGTTCGCGCGACTGCGCGGAGCGGCATCCCGCTTCGTCAACGACCGCGTGCACGACGCGCGCCGCCGCGAGATCGACGCGCGGCTCGCGGCGATCGACGCCGTGCAGCTCGGTCGCGACGCCGGCGCGTGGGCGCAGGACGCGCTCGCGAGGGGCCGGGAACCCGCCGAGATCGCGCGCCGCGCGCCCGTCGTGGTGCTCGCCGCCGCGCTCGGACTGGCCGACCCCGAGTCGCTCGCGGAGGCCGCCGCGACGGTCGCCGTGCCGTACGCGACCGGCTCCGTCGTCGACGAGCCCGCCGTCGATGCCGCCGCTGAACAGTTGCTCGGCGCAGCCGCCGCCGGTCGTCACGCGGCGCTCGACGCGCAGCTGCTCGTGCAGGCGCACACGGCGACCGGCGCGCTCATCGCCACCACGCTGCGTCGAGCCGCCGCATCCCCGGCCATGCCGACCCCGCGCCTGGTCGACCTCGTGCTCCGCGACGAGCCGCCGGTCGCGTCGACCCGGCGCATCGCCCCGGCACGCACCGGCGAGACGGACGACCGTGACCGGGTCGACGGAGGCCCGCTCGGCGGCAGGCGACTCGACGAACTCCAGTTCGCCGACCGCGGACTCGTCGAACTCCGGCTCGACGGCCCCGACCGCGAAGCCCGGGAGGGGGCGCCGCCAAGGAACCTCGCCTTCGGCTCCGGCGCACGTCGCTGTCCCGCCTCGGTGCATGCCGTCGCGATCGCCACGGCCGTCGTCGACGTGCTCCGGGAGCCGTCGTGCTGA
- a CDS encoding YihY/virulence factor BrkB family protein: protein MKTGEQDSFVRRVIRLGERVWQWALGFTVVQAIMRYFARHGPMLADSVTYRALFSVFAGVFLGFAVAGVWLAGRPEAITALVDALNAVIPGLVGENGVIKPEQLVQPVTLSVAGVLALVGLVGAAIGAIGSLRVAFRDLAEQPDDTRFFGWLMFRDFVFAIAFGGAFVISAVIMVASTAALGTVFDWLGLSTGSPWYDALTRILSVLLAFAIDTAAIAALFRLLSGIRVRAGSLWRGALLGGLGLTGLQVLSGLFVGGAMANPLLASFTALIALLIWLNLSSQVILIAGAYIVADHRVAEGRRRAAVR from the coding sequence GTGAAGACCGGAGAGCAGGACTCCTTCGTGCGGCGGGTGATCCGCCTCGGCGAGCGGGTGTGGCAATGGGCGCTCGGCTTCACGGTGGTGCAGGCGATCATGCGCTACTTCGCGAGGCACGGGCCCATGCTCGCCGACAGCGTCACGTATCGGGCGCTGTTCTCGGTGTTCGCCGGCGTCTTCCTCGGGTTCGCCGTCGCGGGGGTCTGGCTCGCGGGCCGGCCCGAGGCGATCACCGCCCTCGTCGACGCGCTCAACGCCGTCATCCCGGGCCTCGTCGGCGAGAACGGCGTGATCAAGCCCGAGCAGCTCGTGCAGCCCGTGACGCTCAGCGTCGCGGGCGTGCTCGCACTCGTCGGTCTCGTCGGGGCTGCGATCGGTGCGATCGGCTCGTTGCGCGTCGCGTTCCGCGACCTCGCCGAACAGCCCGACGACACGAGGTTCTTCGGCTGGCTGATGTTCCGCGACTTCGTGTTCGCGATCGCGTTCGGTGGTGCGTTCGTCATCTCGGCGGTCATCATGGTCGCGAGCACCGCCGCACTGGGCACCGTCTTCGACTGGCTCGGGCTCTCGACGGGTTCGCCGTGGTACGACGCACTCACCCGTATCCTCTCCGTGCTGCTCGCGTTCGCGATCGACACCGCGGCGATCGCCGCGCTCTTCCGGCTGCTCTCCGGGATCCGCGTACGGGCGGGCTCGCTGTGGCGGGGCGCCCTGCTCGGCGGCCTCGGACTGACGGGGCTGCAGGTCCTCTCGGGCCTGTTCGTCGGGGGCGCCATGGCCAACCCGCTGCTCGCCTCCTTCACGGCGCTCATCGCACTGCTCATCTGGCTCAACCTGTCGAGCCAGGTCATCCTGATCGCCGGCGCCTACATCGTCGCCGACCATCGGGTGGCCGAGGGCCGTCGCCGGGCGGCCGTCCGCTAG
- a CDS encoding DUF2277 domain-containing protein gives MCRNIHPLHNFEPVATDDEVHAAALQFVRKVSGSTKPSKANAEAFDRAVEEIAHITRHLLDDLVTSAPPKNREVEAAKARARAARRYEQIPA, from the coding sequence ATGTGCAGGAACATCCATCCCCTCCACAATTTCGAACCCGTCGCCACCGACGACGAGGTGCACGCAGCGGCCCTGCAGTTCGTCCGCAAGGTGAGCGGGTCCACGAAGCCGTCCAAGGCGAACGCCGAGGCGTTCGATCGTGCGGTCGAGGAGATCGCGCACATCACCCGTCACCTGCTCGACGACCTCGTCACGAGTGCGCCGCCGAAGAACCGCGAGGTCGAGGCGGCGAAGGCCCGGGCGAGAGCCGCCCGACGCTACGAGCAGATTCCCGCCTGA
- a CDS encoding isocitrate lyase/PEP mutase family protein — translation MLSPARFRALHRRGEPLLLPNAWDLASGLWLAEQGADVVGTTSLGLAVVAGEPDGAGATLEPTLELARRLVAAGIAVTVDLESGFSHDPAEVAEIVSHLAELGVVGVNLEDSTVDGRLSDPELLAAKVSAVVRGAPALYVNARTDAFWVETGDSVGERTTASLERARRYLDAGASGVFVPGALDDRTITALVDGIPAPVNVLAQSGRSIDQLAALGVARVSTGSLLFRASLAAVGAVLEDVRAGARPGTGRLSVPGYDRVAALGNETGPGSTG, via the coding sequence GTGCTGAGCCCGGCCCGGTTCCGTGCACTCCACCGGCGCGGCGAGCCGTTGCTCCTGCCCAACGCGTGGGACCTCGCGTCAGGTCTCTGGCTCGCCGAACAGGGCGCCGACGTCGTCGGCACGACCAGCCTCGGCCTCGCGGTCGTGGCCGGTGAGCCGGACGGCGCCGGCGCGACGCTCGAGCCGACGCTCGAACTCGCTCGGCGACTCGTCGCGGCGGGGATCGCGGTCACGGTCGACCTCGAGTCGGGGTTCTCCCACGACCCGGCGGAAGTCGCCGAGATCGTCTCGCACCTCGCCGAGCTCGGCGTAGTGGGGGTCAACCTCGAGGACTCCACCGTCGACGGTCGGCTCAGCGACCCCGAGCTGCTCGCCGCGAAGGTCTCGGCCGTCGTACGCGGCGCGCCCGCGCTGTACGTCAACGCACGGACGGACGCGTTCTGGGTCGAGACGGGAGACTCCGTCGGCGAGCGCACGACGGCATCGCTCGAGCGGGCTCGACGCTATCTCGATGCGGGCGCTTCGGGTGTCTTCGTGCCGGGGGCGCTCGACGACCGCACCATCACGGCGCTCGTCGACGGCATCCCCGCTCCCGTGAACGTGCTGGCCCAGTCGGGCCGCTCGATCGACCAGCTCGCCGCGCTCGGGGTCGCACGAGTCAGCACCGGCTCGCTGCTGTTCAGGGCCTCGCTCGCCGCCGTCGGCGCCGTGCTCGAGGACGTCCGTGCGGGGGCGCGGCCAGGCACGGGCCGCCTGTCGGTCCCCGGGTACGACCGGGTCGCCGCGCTCGGCAACGAGACCGGCCCGGGCTCAACCGGCTGA
- a CDS encoding nitroreductase/quinone reductase family protein: MPTVVQLVRSVVSPLTRTRLFRLAAPRLLPPVERLVAWVSGGRLQLSALLVPSLVLHTTGARSGEPRDSALMYTPDGHGRAIVAGTSFARDRHPAWTYNLMAHPDASITVRGRWMPVRATRIDDAGRDEAWSLIEAQWPGYRAYERESGRVVRLFRLQPLAEPKSRAILADEA, from the coding sequence ATGCCGACCGTCGTCCAGCTCGTCCGATCCGTGGTCTCGCCGCTCACCCGCACTCGTCTGTTCCGGTTGGCCGCGCCGCGGCTCCTGCCGCCCGTCGAGCGGCTCGTCGCATGGGTGAGCGGCGGTCGTCTGCAGCTCAGCGCGCTGCTCGTGCCCTCGCTCGTGCTGCACACGACCGGCGCGCGCTCCGGAGAGCCGCGTGACAGCGCGCTCATGTACACGCCCGACGGGCACGGGCGCGCCATCGTCGCCGGCACGAGCTTCGCCCGCGACCGGCATCCGGCGTGGACCTACAACCTGATGGCGCATCCCGATGCGTCGATCACCGTGCGCGGGCGCTGGATGCCGGTGCGCGCCACCCGCATCGACGACGCCGGTCGCGACGAGGCGTGGTCGCTCATCGAGGCGCAGTGGCCGGGATACCGGGCGTACGAACGCGAGTCGGGGAGGGTGGTCCGGCTCTTCCGGCTCCAGCCGCTCGCGGAACCGAAGAGCCGAGCCATCCTCGCCGATGAGGCGTAG
- the ligD gene encoding non-homologous end-joining DNA ligase produces the protein MAGDAIELTVPRPDGDRVVRISSPTRVIWPEAGITKRDLAEYLVAVGDAFIAANGDRPVSLQRFPGGVDGEQFFSKNPPKGAPDWIRAVTVTYPSGRKHPQLVLDEPAGAVWAAQMNTVVFHPWASRAERSDFPDQLRIDLDPQPGTGFAEAVPIALALRELLAEVGLTGFVKSSGSRGIHVFAPIEPEHEFLDVRHAVIALGRELERRLPEQVTTNWWKEERGDRIFIDYNQANRDRTMAGAYSPRPLPHAPVSCPLEWSELERTDPAAHTIRTVPRRLAERGDPWADMHAKPGRLGTLLEWWARDLEDGLGELPFPPDFPKMPGEPTRVQPSRAKKVDDESAG, from the coding sequence ATGGCCGGCGATGCGATCGAGCTCACTGTTCCCCGACCCGACGGCGACCGCGTCGTACGGATCTCGAGTCCCACCCGGGTGATCTGGCCCGAGGCGGGCATCACCAAGCGCGACCTCGCCGAGTATCTCGTCGCGGTCGGTGATGCGTTCATCGCGGCGAACGGCGACCGACCGGTGTCGTTGCAGCGGTTCCCGGGCGGCGTCGACGGCGAGCAGTTCTTCTCGAAGAACCCGCCGAAGGGCGCACCCGACTGGATCCGGGCGGTGACGGTCACGTACCCGAGCGGGCGCAAGCATCCACAGCTCGTGCTCGACGAACCCGCCGGCGCCGTCTGGGCGGCCCAGATGAACACGGTCGTCTTCCATCCGTGGGCGTCCCGTGCCGAGCGCAGCGACTTCCCCGACCAGTTGCGCATCGACCTCGACCCGCAGCCGGGCACCGGCTTCGCCGAGGCCGTGCCGATCGCCCTCGCGCTGCGCGAGCTGCTCGCCGAGGTCGGGCTGACCGGCTTCGTGAAGAGCTCCGGCAGCCGCGGCATCCACGTCTTCGCCCCCATCGAACCCGAGCACGAGTTCCTCGACGTCCGGCACGCGGTGATCGCCCTCGGCCGCGAGCTCGAGCGCCGGCTGCCCGAACAGGTGACCACCAACTGGTGGAAGGAGGAGCGCGGCGACCGCATCTTCATCGACTACAACCAGGCGAACCGCGATCGCACGATGGCCGGCGCCTACAGCCCTCGTCCGCTGCCGCACGCGCCGGTGTCGTGCCCGCTCGAGTGGTCCGAGCTCGAGCGCACCGACCCGGCCGCGCACACGATCCGCACCGTTCCGCGGCGCCTCGCCGAGCGGGGCGACCCGTGGGCCGACATGCACGCGAAGCCGGGCCGGCTCGGCACCCTGCTCGAGTGGTGGGCTCGGGACCTCGAGGACGGGCTCGGCGAACTGCCGTTCCCGCCCGACTTCCCGAAGATGCCGGGTGAGCCCACGCGGGTGCAGCCGAGCCGAGCGAAGAAGGTCGACGACGAGTCAGCCGGTTGA
- a CDS encoding ArsR/SmtB family transcription factor — MHRGYDADGSSTVEASSSYRGLMEGDADLATPARLMGEPARAAMLAALLDGRALPAGELAAIAHVSAATASAHLARLVDGGLVRVRPLGRHRYYELAGSEVADAIESLQRLAPRRPVSSYAQSATARRLAEARSCYDHLAGRLALGIADRLVAERSIAPLEAGETGAVLATDGPLAQRLRLVDLPAAGRRPVVRGCLDWTERRPHLAGALGAHVLEVLLAEGTVARVPGDRSLRVSDEARAAFGG, encoded by the coding sequence ATGCACCGAGGCTACGACGCCGACGGTTCGTCGACGGTCGAAGCATCCTCGTCGTATCGTGGCCTCATGGAAGGTGACGCCGATCTCGCGACCCCGGCCCGGTTGATGGGCGAACCGGCGCGAGCCGCGATGCTCGCCGCGCTGCTGGACGGTCGCGCACTGCCGGCCGGCGAGCTCGCGGCGATCGCGCACGTGTCGGCCGCGACGGCGAGCGCCCACCTGGCGCGGCTCGTCGACGGCGGCCTCGTGCGGGTGCGGCCGCTCGGTCGGCACCGCTACTACGAGCTCGCCGGGTCCGAGGTCGCCGACGCGATCGAGTCGCTGCAGCGGCTCGCACCACGACGCCCGGTGTCCTCCTACGCGCAGTCCGCGACGGCGCGTCGGCTCGCCGAGGCTCGATCGTGCTACGACCACCTCGCCGGCCGGCTCGCCCTCGGGATCGCGGACCGGCTCGTGGCGGAGCGGTCCATCGCCCCGCTCGAGGCGGGCGAGACGGGCGCCGTGCTCGCGACGGACGGGCCGCTCGCCCAACGGCTGCGCCTCGTCGACCTGCCGGCGGCGGGCCGTCGGCCCGTCGTGCGCGGCTGCCTCGACTGGACCGAGCGGCGGCCGCACCTCGCCGGCGCGCTCGGTGCTCATGTGCTCGAGGTCCTCCTCGCGGAGGGCACCGTGGCACGCGTGCCCGGCGACCGCTCGCTGCGGGTGAGCGACGAGGCGCGGGCGGCGTTCGGCGGCTGA
- the msrA gene encoding peptide-methionine (S)-S-oxide reductase MsrA — MSERTETAILAGGCFWGVQDLIRKRPGVLETRVGYTGGDVPNATYRNHGSHAEAIEIVFDPDQVSYRDLLEFFFQIHDPSTKNRQGNDIGTSYRSAIFPTTPEQERVARDTIADVDASGLWPGPATTEVSPAGPFWEAEPEHQDYLERYPNGYTCHFVRPGWKLPTRDAATAQADSVA; from the coding sequence ATGAGCGAACGTACCGAGACCGCGATCCTCGCCGGCGGCTGCTTCTGGGGCGTGCAGGACCTCATCCGCAAGCGCCCGGGCGTGCTCGAGACGCGGGTCGGCTACACCGGCGGAGACGTGCCGAACGCGACCTACCGCAACCACGGCTCGCACGCCGAGGCGATCGAGATCGTGTTCGATCCCGACCAGGTGAGCTACCGCGACCTGCTCGAGTTCTTCTTCCAGATCCACGACCCGTCGACGAAGAACCGCCAGGGCAACGACATCGGCACGAGCTACCGGTCGGCGATCTTCCCGACGACCCCCGAGCAGGAGCGTGTCGCTCGCGACACGATCGCCGACGTCGACGCGTCGGGCCTGTGGCCCGGCCCGGCGACGACCGAGGTCTCCCCTGCGGGCCCGTTCTGGGAGGCCGAGCCCGAGCACCAGGACTACCTCGAGCGGTACCCGAACGGCTACACCTGCCACTTCGTGCGCCCCGGCTGGAAGCTGCCGACGCGCGACGCCGCGACGGCGCAGGCCGACAGCGTCGCCTAG